A region from the Sutcliffiella horikoshii genome encodes:
- a CDS encoding T7SS effector LXG polymorphic toxin, with amino-acid sequence MKVLDVSSLHGGIKGMSRQLSELEKQLNHVENGIRSFVSSKDSFRGKGASAVRRFYEYAHLPFLQFFRTFLTNFQSKLQQLQYELDGLEGNSRGFIDEGFLTSELEDGLNQINRMVTELTGDTNAQLSRICDIVYLPRLQDHQFHHGIQQAKQSANQTVDKLRHFDHQQTQSVTALMEDLSLIQSYIEEMSQQFVFGKIKLANFSPAMLQDLEAYGKLQTKLYNQTVMQRWNSEHFPELGVFYPIGHAASFDQWVNPGCARPEPKKKTAGEAFWDFTNGFGAGIINAASDTWDGIKRLATEPDQVLKETIEFLDAVASDPAILLEIGHELYNSFNESVIHGDATSRGEWLGYATTIIGTSVVGDKGLSKVGGIAGKLGTKVETDLNIKLKDQQEKVMSSVKGSSAAGLERVRELMGGMFPNNQLGMAFAGVPSNVMNSVGLYEKINDLNKTTLSKVVGGEGKGNASHPVRVYRDIDDTVLNKEYEIVTRKGTFVTQIAADEKLVVDMPYVGKGKQNTNSEGWLRDNNYYFKELYRLHPEYFSNANIRNLNNGWAIVNDAVFRKHFTQYDIVGLKGKPLVHHHIGGGGQAMAIPQPLHPGSGGIHNIEKQIGVWGKDQSRAERLQVFIE; translated from the coding sequence ATGAAAGTTTTAGACGTATCCTCCCTGCACGGTGGAATCAAGGGAATGAGCCGGCAACTGTCGGAACTCGAGAAACAGCTAAATCATGTAGAGAATGGGATTCGGTCTTTTGTTTCCTCAAAGGATTCCTTCCGCGGCAAAGGGGCCAGTGCGGTCAGGCGGTTCTATGAATATGCGCACCTCCCATTCCTGCAATTCTTCCGAACGTTCCTGACAAACTTTCAATCTAAGCTTCAACAACTGCAATATGAACTAGATGGGCTGGAGGGGAATTCCCGAGGATTTATTGATGAGGGTTTCCTAACAAGTGAACTAGAAGATGGTTTGAATCAGATAAACCGAATGGTGACCGAGCTAACAGGAGACACAAATGCCCAGCTCAGCCGTATCTGTGACATCGTGTACCTCCCAAGGCTGCAAGACCACCAGTTCCACCATGGCATCCAACAAGCCAAACAATCAGCAAATCAAACCGTGGACAAACTGCGCCATTTCGACCACCAACAAACCCAGTCAGTCACGGCGTTAATGGAGGACTTATCTCTCATACAGAGTTACATAGAAGAAATGAGCCAACAATTCGTTTTTGGTAAGATAAAATTGGCCAACTTCTCACCGGCAATGCTTCAGGATCTCGAGGCTTACGGAAAGCTGCAGACAAAGCTTTATAACCAGACCGTCATGCAGCGGTGGAACAGCGAACATTTTCCAGAGCTTGGTGTGTTTTATCCGATAGGGCATGCGGCATCGTTTGATCAATGGGTAAATCCAGGTTGTGCACGGCCGGAGCCGAAGAAGAAAACCGCCGGAGAAGCATTCTGGGACTTCACCAACGGCTTTGGAGCAGGAATCATCAACGCTGCTTCAGACACCTGGGATGGCATTAAACGCCTAGCGACAGAACCGGACCAAGTGCTAAAAGAAACCATAGAATTCCTAGACGCAGTAGCCTCTGATCCAGCTATACTGCTAGAAATCGGTCACGAACTCTACAACTCCTTCAACGAGTCTGTCATCCACGGCGATGCAACTAGCCGAGGCGAATGGCTAGGCTACGCAACCACCATTATCGGAACTTCCGTCGTAGGAGACAAAGGACTCTCCAAAGTTGGAGGTATTGCCGGGAAGCTTGGTACCAAGGTGGAAACAGACCTTAATATCAAGCTGAAAGATCAGCAGGAGAAAGTGATGAGTTCGGTGAAGGGCTCATCTGCAGCTGGGTTGGAGCGGGTGCGTGAGTTGATGGGGGGCATGTTCCCAAACAACCAGTTGGGAATGGCCTTTGCTGGTGTGCCGTCGAATGTGATGAACAGTGTTGGATTATACGAAAAGATTAATGATTTAAATAAGACCACTCTTAGTAAGGTTGTCGGGGGAGAAGGTAAAGGAAATGCAAGCCATCCTGTGAGAGTGTATCGTGATATAGATGACACTGTGCTAAATAAAGAATATGAAATAGTGACTAGGAAAGGCACGTTTGTTACTCAGATAGCAGCCGATGAAAAACTTGTAGTGGATATGCCTTACGTTGGAAAAGGGAAACAAAATACAAATTCTGAAGGTTGGTTAAGAGATAACAATTATTATTTTAAGGAATTATATAGATTACATCCTGAATATTTTAGTAACGCTAACATTAGGAATCTTAATAATGGTTGGGCGATTGTAAATGATGCAGTTTTTAGAAAACACTTTACACAATATGATATTGTTGGATTAAAAGGAAAACCTTTAGTTCACCACCATATTGGTGGAGGCGGGCAAGCGATGGCTATTCCACAACCTTTACACCCTGGAAGCGGGGGGATTCATAATATAGAGAAACAAATAGGAGTATGGGGGAAAGACCAAAGTAGAGCTGAAAGATTACAGGTATTTATAGAGTAA